In the genome of Schistocerca piceifrons isolate TAMUIC-IGC-003096 chromosome X, iqSchPice1.1, whole genome shotgun sequence, one region contains:
- the LOC124722692 gene encoding uncharacterized protein LOC124722692: protein MWRRNSEMMVRFDKNKLKDVEVRQRYQEKIAEHLTITENPTSVENAWMLLRNAVLESANEELVCDAKRRSKPWFDEQCRESVEIRSAKRIKWLQQLSEEARVAYYEARRNTDQLMRKKKRDHHKSLLIAVEEAKSSRSFFQASRFARGAYRQRTLVLTNETGEVVPPEEQATLFKKHFENLLNPDNPPVGTTQTDARFDRVEVPEPSEEEISVALKALKNNKAPGGSGITAEMLRLGGETLYSDCSQPSNVFESRSSSAVGADLFEKQRSVLTHFYVYGDIAYALVV from the exons atgtggagaagaaattctgaaatgatggtccgcttcgacaagaataagttgaaagatgtagaagtgagacagcgctatcaagaaaaaattgcagaacatctcacaataacagagaaccctaccagtgtggagaacgcatggatgctgctgaggaatgcagtgttagaaagtgcaaatgaagaactagtttgcgatgcaaaacgaagaagtaaaccttggttcgatgaacaatgtcgagaatctgttgagattagatcagcgaagaggataaaatggctacagcaactctcggaagaagcaagggtagcttactacgaagcgaggcgtaacacggaccaactcatgagaaagaagaaacgggaccaccacaaaagtctgttgattgcagtcgaagaagcaaagtcgtcacgctcgtttttccaggcctcaagattcgccagaggcgcatacagacaacgtacattggtcctaacgaatgagacgggtgaagttgtaccgccagaagagcaagcaaccctatttaaaaaacattttgaaaacctattgaatcccgacaacccaccagtagggacaacacagacggatgcccgttttgacagagttgaagtccctgaaccatctgaggaagaaatcagtgttgccctaaaagcactcaagaacaacaaggctccaggaggtagtggtatcacagctgagatgcttcgcttgggaggggaaacactg TATTCGGACTGCAGTCAGCCATCCAATGTTTTCGAGTCACGCTCCAGCAGTGCTGTTGGCGCCGACCTCTTTGAGAAACAGCGCTCTGTATTGACACATTTTTACGTTTATGGTGATATAGCATATGCTCTGGTGGTGTAG